A portion of the Chondrinema litorale genome contains these proteins:
- a CDS encoding alpha-amylase family glycosyl hydrolase produces the protein MNKKYFLILFLIFAACKKLETETSDQSQEKAGIVTPQFPFEWGNANVYFLLTDRFYNGEKANDFQYDRKRDGAVLRNFMGGDLKGVTKKIESGYFDTLGITAIWFTPPVEQIHSFTDEGTGKTYGYHGYWARDWTAIDPNFGTVEELKELIETAHQHGIRILMDAVMNHTGPVTPIDTQWSNEWVRTDPTCTFQDIESTVECTLVDNLPDIYTAKNEEVALPDFLVEKWKAEGRYNQEIQELDAFFERTGYPKAPRYYLIKWLTDWVREMGIDGFRVDTAKHTHAFIWAELKKEALSALKEWKSANPDKKLDDLEFFMTGEVYNYSLHDGQNFNMGNNETVNFYKNGFESLINFSLKKDAYNSYESIFSSFDQVLNGELKGKSVLNYLTSHDDGEPFDLERKKVFEAGTKLLLCPGSSQVYYGDETARPLIVEGAVGDANLRSFMNWEALAANEKTNGFAINNVYNHWAKLGRFRRAHLAVGMGKHTMLQEELYVFKREYVYNGVTDKVLVALDLDFTSDFMQMDVFGVFEDGDKVKDYYSDKMYTVKEGKIVLQHQGGIVLLGKE, from the coding sequence ATGAATAAGAAGTACTTTCTAATACTGTTTTTGATTTTTGCAGCATGTAAAAAACTCGAAACAGAAACCTCTGATCAATCACAAGAAAAAGCTGGCATTGTAACTCCACAATTTCCTTTCGAGTGGGGCAATGCTAATGTGTACTTTTTGCTTACAGATCGCTTTTACAATGGCGAAAAAGCCAACGATTTTCAATATGATAGAAAAAGGGATGGAGCAGTGTTACGGAACTTTATGGGTGGAGATTTAAAGGGAGTTACCAAAAAGATTGAAAGCGGTTATTTTGATACTCTAGGGATTACAGCCATTTGGTTTACACCTCCAGTAGAGCAAATTCATAGTTTTACAGATGAAGGTACTGGTAAGACCTACGGCTATCATGGCTATTGGGCACGCGATTGGACAGCCATCGATCCTAATTTTGGCACTGTCGAAGAATTGAAAGAACTGATTGAAACTGCTCATCAACATGGCATTAGAATTTTGATGGATGCTGTAATGAACCACACTGGACCGGTAACTCCAATAGATACCCAATGGTCAAATGAATGGGTACGAACTGATCCTACATGCACTTTTCAAGACATTGAATCTACTGTAGAATGTACTTTGGTAGACAACTTGCCAGATATTTACACCGCTAAAAATGAAGAAGTAGCCTTGCCTGATTTTCTGGTTGAAAAGTGGAAAGCAGAAGGTAGATACAATCAGGAGATACAAGAGTTAGATGCTTTTTTTGAGAGAACAGGCTACCCAAAAGCACCAAGATATTATTTAATAAAATGGCTGACTGATTGGGTGAGAGAAATGGGTATAGATGGTTTTAGGGTAGATACTGCCAAGCATACGCATGCATTTATTTGGGCAGAACTCAAAAAAGAAGCCTTGTCTGCTCTAAAAGAATGGAAAAGCGCAAACCCAGATAAAAAGCTTGACGATCTTGAGTTTTTTATGACGGGTGAAGTTTACAATTACAGCCTACACGATGGCCAGAATTTTAATATGGGCAATAATGAAACAGTGAATTTCTACAAAAATGGATTTGAAAGTTTAATCAACTTCTCATTGAAAAAAGATGCCTACAATAGTTATGAGTCTATATTTAGTAGCTTCGATCAGGTTTTAAATGGTGAGCTTAAAGGCAAAAGTGTATTGAACTACCTAACCTCTCACGATGATGGAGAGCCTTTCGATTTGGAGAGAAAAAAGGTTTTTGAGGCAGGTACTAAGCTATTACTTTGCCCCGGTTCTTCGCAGGTATATTATGGTGATGAAACTGCCAGACCTTTAATAGTAGAAGGTGCTGTTGGTGATGCAAATCTGAGGTCATTTATGAATTGGGAAGCACTCGCTGCAAACGAAAAAACAAATGGTTTCGCTATTAATAATGTATATAACCATTGGGCAAAGTTGGGGAGATTTAGAAGAGCTCATTTGGCTGTAGGTATGGGCAAGCATACTATGCTGCAAGAAGAACTATATGTGTTTAAAAGGGAATATGTGTACAATGGTGTAACAGATAAGGTTTTGGTGGCGCTCGATTTAGATTTTACCAGTGATTTTATGCAGATGGATGTTTTTGGGGTTTTTGAAGATGGCGATAAAGTGAAAGACTATTACAGTGATAAAATGTATACAGTTAAAGAAGGCAAAATAGTTTTGCAACACCAAGGTGGAATTGTTTTATTAGGTAAAGAATGA
- a CDS encoding carboxypeptidase-like regulatory domain-containing protein, with amino-acid sequence MKYLIIIIYFLSIPFAYSQYEVKGRVFDASTSEPLPGVSIMEMDAENVTTTDLEGNYSFTCRSDSSIIQFSYIGYNFEEEIASNVNNIDILMEADKHQFDNMMFCYSTINYFRLGFQSGVNYTPIGLKLSSFLSSVWRFNPMLYTDIEWRTDRKHNRYLNLSISRRNLFKLGNANVALSGAFKQFKTENEKIQQWNFAPEFHFKKLAFSSGYAYQEFNNNENWEKYHGVSVAIYKSFLNQLYLKLGSSYIADQFQYDFRLTESIPRTNISVGLGYERLRNYNEFTLSVLYKIRY; translated from the coding sequence ATGAAATATCTTATAATCATCATCTATTTTCTATCAATCCCTTTCGCTTATAGCCAATACGAAGTGAAAGGGAGGGTTTTCGATGCTTCTACTTCTGAACCACTTCCCGGTGTTTCTATAATGGAAATGGATGCTGAAAATGTAACTACTACTGATTTAGAAGGCAATTATTCTTTTACTTGCCGAAGTGATAGTTCCATAATTCAATTTTCTTATATAGGCTATAATTTCGAAGAGGAAATAGCTAGTAATGTTAATAATATAGATATTTTGATGGAAGCAGATAAACACCAATTTGATAATATGATGTTTTGTTATTCTACTATTAATTATTTCAGATTAGGTTTTCAGTCAGGGGTTAATTACACTCCAATTGGATTGAAATTGAGTAGCTTTCTATCATCAGTTTGGAGGTTTAATCCAATGCTATACACAGATATTGAGTGGCGAACAGATAGAAAGCACAATCGCTATTTAAATCTGAGTATATCTAGAAGAAATTTGTTCAAATTAGGTAATGCAAATGTAGCGCTATCGGGAGCATTCAAGCAATTTAAAACTGAAAATGAGAAAATACAGCAGTGGAATTTTGCTCCAGAATTCCATTTTAAAAAGTTGGCATTCTCTTCTGGTTATGCTTACCAAGAATTTAACAACAATGAAAATTGGGAAAAGTATCATGGAGTTTCAGTAGCAATCTATAAGTCATTTCTTAATCAATTGTATTTGAAACTTGGCTCTTCATATATTGCCGATCAATTTCAATATGATTTTAGATTAACCGAATCAATACCTAGAACCAACATTTCGGTCGGGCTAGGTTATGAGCGATTGAGAAATTACAATGAGTTTACTCTTTCTGTACTTTATAAAATAAGATACTAA
- a CDS encoding DNA alkylation repair protein, whose translation MAELLKDIFSPSFIEVFAKDLKEIYPEFDGVKFSKKVFDKDWESKELKQRMRHITEVLHTFLHQNYRASADIICKLVSHYLQNGHGENALAFCFLPDYIELYGIDDLEASQKAMELITQFITCEFAVRPFIIKYEKEMVKQMTLWSKHPHKNVRRFASEGIRPRLPWAMALPSFKKDPTDILPILENLKNDPSEFVRRSVANNLNDISKDNPKVVIEIFKSWKGISKETDWVVKHGSRTLLKQGNKEVLELFGLGHDEAIELSEFKLLEDSVKVGNDIYFQFNVKNNSEQNKTIRLEYAVYFNKANGQLSKKVFKISEREFAEFESLNYKRKLSFKIITTRKYYPGVHKVAMIANGKEHETLNFQLV comes from the coding sequence ATGGCAGAGTTACTAAAAGATATTTTTTCTCCAAGTTTTATCGAAGTTTTTGCAAAAGATTTAAAAGAAATTTATCCTGAGTTTGATGGGGTAAAATTCTCAAAAAAAGTATTTGATAAAGACTGGGAAAGCAAAGAACTGAAACAACGCATGCGACACATTACCGAAGTGTTGCACACATTTTTACATCAAAACTATAGAGCATCCGCAGATATTATTTGTAAACTGGTGAGCCATTATCTACAAAATGGTCATGGTGAAAATGCCCTTGCCTTTTGCTTTTTGCCAGATTACATAGAACTATATGGGATTGATGATCTCGAGGCTTCACAAAAAGCAATGGAGTTAATTACTCAGTTTATCACTTGTGAGTTTGCTGTGCGCCCCTTCATCATTAAATACGAAAAAGAGATGGTTAAGCAAATGACATTGTGGTCTAAACATCCGCATAAAAATGTAAGAAGATTTGCTAGTGAGGGAATTAGGCCGCGATTACCTTGGGCAATGGCTTTACCAAGTTTTAAAAAAGATCCAACAGATATTTTGCCTATACTCGAAAATCTCAAAAACGATCCATCGGAGTTTGTGAGAAGGAGTGTCGCCAATAACCTGAACGACATTTCGAAAGACAACCCTAAAGTGGTAATAGAAATATTTAAAAGCTGGAAAGGCATTTCAAAAGAAACAGATTGGGTAGTTAAACATGGCAGTCGCACATTGTTGAAACAAGGTAATAAAGAAGTGTTGGAGTTATTCGGTTTGGGTCACGATGAAGCTATTGAACTTTCAGAATTCAAACTTTTAGAAGATTCGGTAAAGGTGGGTAATGATATTTATTTTCAGTTTAATGTAAAAAATAACAGCGAGCAGAATAAAACCATTCGGTTGGAATATGCAGTGTACTTTAATAAAGCCAATGGACAACTATCTAAAAAAGTATTTAAGATTAGCGAGAGAGAGTTTGCCGAGTTTGAGTCTTTGAACTACAAAAGAAAGTTAAGTTTTAAAATAATCACTACTAGAAAGTATTATCCGGGAGTACACAAAGTTGCGATGATCGCCAATGGCAAAGAACACGAAACCCTCAACTTCCAACTTGTGTAA
- a CDS encoding DUF3124 domain-containing protein, translating to MKNLQNNSLVLLAFFISTLFACEKDKEISSFNPVNWNKRSIELTQTDSLIKGSTYLSVYSEIYSMSEHRTHTLTATVSMRNISSTDTVYVFHAEYYNTKGDLIRTYFDKPIFLQPLETVEIIIDEDDKDGGTGANFIFDWATKNDKIKPYFEAVMISESGQQGISFTTQGIKR from the coding sequence ATGAAGAATCTGCAAAATAACAGTTTGGTGCTCCTTGCTTTTTTTATTTCTACCCTTTTTGCCTGCGAAAAAGACAAAGAAATAAGTTCTTTTAACCCTGTAAACTGGAATAAAAGAAGTATTGAGTTAACTCAAACAGATTCTTTAATAAAAGGGAGTACTTATCTTTCGGTATATTCAGAAATTTACAGCATGTCTGAACATCGCACGCATACTTTAACAGCAACAGTAAGTATGCGGAACATTAGCTCTACTGATACGGTTTATGTTTTTCATGCAGAATATTACAATACAAAAGGTGATTTAATCAGAACTTATTTTGATAAGCCCATATTTCTGCAACCGCTAGAAACGGTAGAGATTATTATTGATGAGGATGATAAAGATGGAGGAACAGGAGCCAATTTTATCTTCGATTGGGCAACAAAAAACGACAAAATAAAGCCGTATTTTGAGGCTGTAATGATATCGGAGTCTGGCCAGCAGGGAATTTCCTTTACTACACAAGGAATTAAAAGGTAA
- a CDS encoding RNA polymerase sigma factor produces MKSVDFLELSDKEIISLIVDQGEKKALAVLYDRYAGGVYRKCLAMCNNTEQAKDLAHDVLLQSFLKLSSLKNRESYKFWVNRIAYNVCIDYLNLKKKMKTDNLDDKSSELVMEDTSNKDDKILREIRLEQLEMLLKKLSEQDRIILLMQYQDALRIEDISEILQISNSAVKMRLKRAKEKLARMYENLAMQES; encoded by the coding sequence GTGAAAAGTGTTGATTTTTTGGAACTGAGTGATAAAGAAATAATTTCATTGATTGTAGATCAGGGAGAAAAGAAAGCTCTTGCTGTATTGTATGATCGTTACGCAGGTGGAGTTTACAGAAAGTGTCTTGCTATGTGCAATAACACCGAACAGGCGAAAGACTTGGCTCACGATGTGCTCTTACAGTCATTTTTAAAATTATCTTCTCTTAAAAACAGAGAGTCTTACAAGTTTTGGGTGAACCGAATCGCCTATAATGTTTGTATAGATTATCTCAATCTGAAGAAAAAAATGAAAACCGATAATCTCGATGATAAATCGTCGGAGTTGGTAATGGAAGATACCAGTAACAAAGATGATAAAATACTGAGAGAGATTAGACTAGAGCAGCTCGAAATGTTATTAAAAAAGCTTTCTGAACAAGATAGAATTATTTTATTGATGCAATATCAGGATGCTTTGCGTATAGAAGATATTTCGGAGATACTACAAATTAGTAATAGTGCTGTTAAGATGCGATTAAAAAGAGCAAAAGAGAAGCTTGCTCGTATGTATGAAAACCTAGCTATGCAGGAATCATGA
- a CDS encoding P1 family peptidase yields MKYLLPLLLLFYISNLSAQTREKGIEIGILPTGKYNAITDVAGVKVGHTTIIEADSIRTGATAIIPHNGNIFQDKVPAAIHVSNGFGKLAGSTQVKELGNLETPIVLTNTLNVANAMNALITYTLEQEENLSVRSVNALVGETNDGFLNDIRGRHVKEAHVLEAIKNAKSGEVAEGNVGAGTGTVCFGFKGGIGTSSRKTPESTGGYTVGVLVQTNFGGVLQIDGVPVGVELDQYYLKGKLKDDADGSCMIVVATDAPLDARNLERLAKRAAFGLAKAGGIASNGSGDYVIAFSTAKENRVPYSSETSTTENTLILNDYLSPLFLGAIEATEEAIINSLFAAKTTKGRDGHEIKELPEKEVLELMKKYGKLKDKN; encoded by the coding sequence ATGAAATACCTATTACCCCTATTACTACTATTTTATATTTCTAATTTATCTGCACAAACCAGAGAAAAAGGTATCGAAATTGGCATTTTACCCACAGGTAAATACAATGCCATTACTGATGTTGCTGGAGTTAAAGTTGGCCATACCACTATTATAGAAGCAGATAGTATTAGAACTGGCGCTACCGCGATTATCCCACATAATGGAAACATCTTTCAAGATAAAGTACCAGCAGCAATACACGTTAGCAATGGCTTTGGTAAACTGGCTGGTTCTACTCAGGTAAAAGAATTAGGTAACTTAGAAACCCCGATTGTATTAACAAACACCTTAAATGTGGCAAATGCCATGAATGCTCTCATTACCTACACATTAGAGCAAGAAGAAAATCTTTCTGTAAGGTCGGTAAACGCACTAGTAGGTGAAACTAACGACGGTTTTTTAAACGATATAAGAGGTAGACATGTAAAAGAAGCACATGTATTGGAAGCTATAAAAAATGCCAAAAGTGGAGAAGTAGCAGAAGGAAATGTTGGTGCAGGTACAGGCACAGTTTGCTTTGGGTTTAAAGGTGGCATAGGTACCTCTTCTAGAAAAACACCAGAAAGCACTGGTGGCTACACCGTTGGCGTATTGGTACAAACCAATTTTGGTGGCGTACTTCAAATCGATGGAGTTCCTGTAGGTGTTGAGCTAGACCAATATTATTTAAAAGGTAAATTAAAAGATGATGCAGATGGCTCTTGTATGATTGTAGTGGCTACAGATGCTCCACTAGATGCTAGAAACTTAGAACGACTAGCAAAAAGAGCCGCATTCGGTTTAGCAAAAGCAGGCGGTATTGCCTCTAACGGTAGTGGAGATTATGTAATCGCATTTAGCACTGCCAAAGAAAACAGAGTACCATACAGCAGTGAAACAAGCACTACCGAAAATACACTCATACTAAATGATTATCTGTCACCTTTGTTTTTGGGAGCCATTGAAGCAACAGAAGAAGCGATTATAAATTCGTTGTTTGCAGCAAAAACAACCAAGGGTCGAGATGGACACGAAATTAAAGAGCTGCCAGAAAAAGAAGTATTGGAGTTGATGAAGAAATACGGAAAACTAAAAGATAAAAATTAA
- the rpoN gene encoding RNA polymerase factor sigma-54 → MQKLNLTQSLSQKLSPQQIQFIKLLQVPTMELAARIEEELEINPVLEEGRDDEEENITNSDDDVADDYEDSDDIMDADPIEEVNIDEYLNSEDLNGYKMQGDGPSEEDDKEMPIPTYSSLTENLLMQLGYLRLSEKEEVIGKQLIGSIDNDGYIRRDLEAVVNDLAFSVNVITSEEEVECILKKIQQFDPPGIGCRSLQECLYLQLQRKDTKDPMVMAAIKIVMLCFEEFKKKHFTKIQKKLNLSEEQLRNAVSMITKLNPKPGGYTSSFEKTQYLTPDFILKELNGKLIVSLNSKNAPELKISRSYADMLDSYSKAKKKDKKIRQTVTFVKQKLDAAKWFIDAIKQRQETLLKTMRAIVDYQFDFFMSGDESKLKPMILKDIAQEISMDISTVSRVANSKSIQTDFGLFPLKFFFSESITTESGEDVSSKEVKFHLKEIIDNEDKRKPLSDDKLERMLKDKGYNIARRTVAKYREQLNIPVARLRKEL, encoded by the coding sequence ATGCAAAAACTAAACCTTACACAAAGCCTTTCACAGAAGTTATCGCCGCAACAGATTCAGTTTATAAAACTGTTGCAGGTACCAACTATGGAACTTGCTGCCAGAATTGAAGAAGAGTTGGAAATCAATCCTGTGCTTGAAGAAGGTCGTGATGATGAAGAAGAAAATATAACAAACAGTGACGATGATGTAGCTGACGACTATGAAGATTCTGATGACATTATGGACGCCGATCCGATTGAAGAAGTCAATATAGATGAGTACCTCAATTCGGAAGATTTAAACGGATACAAAATGCAGGGTGATGGTCCTTCAGAAGAAGATGACAAGGAAATGCCAATTCCTACTTACTCATCTTTAACTGAAAACCTGCTCATGCAACTTGGTTACTTGAGACTTTCTGAGAAAGAAGAAGTTATCGGAAAGCAGTTAATAGGAAGTATAGATAATGACGGATATATAAGAAGAGATTTAGAGGCGGTAGTAAACGACCTTGCATTTTCTGTAAATGTAATCACATCTGAAGAAGAAGTAGAGTGCATTTTAAAGAAAATTCAACAGTTTGATCCACCAGGTATTGGATGCCGTAGCTTACAAGAATGTCTGTATCTGCAACTGCAAAGAAAAGATACGAAAGACCCAATGGTAATGGCTGCCATTAAAATTGTAATGCTTTGCTTCGAAGAGTTTAAGAAAAAACACTTTACCAAAATTCAGAAAAAACTGAATTTAAGTGAAGAGCAATTGCGAAATGCAGTTAGCATGATTACCAAGCTTAATCCAAAGCCGGGAGGTTATACTAGCTCATTTGAAAAAACTCAATACCTTACTCCAGATTTTATTTTAAAGGAGCTTAATGGAAAGTTAATAGTATCTCTTAACTCTAAGAATGCTCCCGAGCTTAAAATAAGCAGGTCTTATGCTGATATGCTCGATAGCTATAGCAAAGCCAAAAAGAAAGATAAAAAAATAAGGCAGACAGTTACGTTTGTAAAGCAAAAGCTAGATGCTGCCAAATGGTTTATTGATGCCATTAAGCAAAGACAAGAAACATTGCTTAAAACAATGAGAGCCATTGTAGACTACCAGTTTGATTTCTTTATGTCTGGCGATGAGAGCAAGCTTAAACCAATGATTCTGAAAGACATTGCACAAGAAATTAGTATGGATATATCTACAGTTTCTAGGGTAGCAAATAGCAAGTCTATCCAAACTGATTTTGGTTTATTCCCTCTTAAGTTTTTCTTCTCAGAAAGTATTACTACCGAAAGTGGTGAAGATGTAAGTAGCAAAGAGGTAAAATTCCATTTGAAGGAAATTATTGATAATGAAGATAAACGCAAACCTCTTTCTGATGATAAATTGGAAAGAATGCTTAAAGATAAAGGCTATAATATAGCTCGTAGAACTGTAGCAAAATACCGCGAACAATTGAATATTCCGGTAGCCCGACTAAGAAAAGAATTATAA
- a CDS encoding YciI family protein, whose translation MDFLITALDYTDENALERRMQARTEHLANAKELHKSGNLIAAGAILSDEGKMIGSTLYLRFDSEEELKEYLDNDPYTKGKVWEKIETQNIKLVQFD comes from the coding sequence ATGGATTTTCTTATAACTGCATTAGATTATACTGATGAAAATGCGCTCGAAAGAAGAATGCAAGCCAGAACAGAACACCTTGCTAATGCAAAAGAACTACACAAAAGTGGCAATTTGATTGCAGCTGGTGCTATTTTAAGCGACGAGGGCAAAATGATTGGCTCTACTTTGTATTTGCGCTTCGATTCTGAAGAAGAATTAAAAGAATATTTAGATAACGACCCTTATACAAAAGGAAAAGTTTGGGAGAAAATAGAAACTCAAAACATAAAGCTAGTTCAATTTGATTGA
- the speD gene encoding adenosylmethionine decarboxylase, giving the protein MESLGRHVIAELYDCDASKIDDVMLVQQVMEAASIEAGATIINTTFHHFAPYGVSGVVVIQESHLSIHTWPEYGFASVDIFTCGESVNPWIAAGVMAEKLGASHHSAVEMRRGQKAQLNRKPEFAIADSYNIETKEPEVKRNIWFTERTENYALSVKHQGDLLFRKKSEYQRIEVYQTDAFGRMLVLDGVIVLTEKDSFVYHEMITHVPALSTTKVENVLVLGGGDGAVVKELLKHKSISSITVLEIDNEITEVSKRFFPDLEAAFHSDKVNYMNGDVNDLISELKAESFDLIIDDLHSPVEAKGPKDENIFLAKISNLLTKQGLLVTSLGAPNLDRVSFATSFKKLQKHFGSNSLACYQANIPTFPTGMWVFAICAKKSLGEILFEVNKPEHKELIQQNGFQYYSSEMHQAAFALPVYVKDMMK; this is encoded by the coding sequence TTGGAATCACTGGGGAGACATGTAATTGCAGAATTGTACGATTGTGATGCTTCAAAAATAGACGATGTAATGCTGGTGCAGCAAGTAATGGAAGCCGCATCTATAGAAGCTGGTGCAACTATTATCAATACAACTTTTCATCATTTTGCGCCTTATGGTGTTTCGGGAGTAGTGGTGATACAAGAAAGCCATCTTTCGATACATACTTGGCCAGAATATGGTTTTGCATCGGTAGATATTTTTACTTGTGGTGAATCTGTAAACCCTTGGATTGCGGCAGGAGTAATGGCAGAAAAATTGGGCGCATCTCATCATTCGGCAGTAGAAATGCGAAGAGGGCAAAAGGCGCAACTTAATAGAAAACCAGAGTTTGCTATTGCAGATTCTTACAATATTGAAACGAAAGAGCCAGAAGTGAAGCGGAATATCTGGTTTACGGAGAGAACTGAAAATTATGCACTTTCAGTTAAACATCAAGGTGATTTACTTTTTAGGAAAAAATCTGAATACCAGCGGATTGAAGTGTACCAGACTGATGCTTTTGGTAGAATGTTGGTGTTAGATGGTGTAATTGTACTCACAGAAAAAGACAGTTTTGTATATCATGAGATGATTACTCACGTACCGGCCCTTAGTACAACTAAAGTTGAGAATGTATTGGTTTTAGGTGGGGGAGATGGTGCTGTTGTTAAAGAATTACTCAAGCATAAAAGTATATCTTCTATTACAGTTTTAGAGATAGATAATGAGATAACAGAAGTTTCTAAAAGGTTTTTTCCGGACTTAGAAGCAGCCTTCCATTCTGATAAAGTCAATTATATGAATGGAGATGTAAATGATTTAATAAGCGAATTAAAAGCAGAAAGTTTCGATTTGATTATTGATGATTTACACAGCCCTGTAGAAGCAAAAGGCCCAAAAGACGAAAATATTTTTTTAGCCAAAATATCAAACTTACTTACTAAACAAGGTTTGTTAGTAACCTCATTAGGTGCCCCTAATTTAGATAGAGTGAGTTTTGCCACAAGCTTTAAAAAACTACAAAAGCATTTTGGTAGCAATAGTCTGGCATGTTATCAAGCGAATATTCCCACCTTTCCGACAGGGATGTGGGTTTTCGCCATATGCGCTAAAAAATCTTTAGGAGAAATATTGTTTGAGGTGAATAAACCAGAGCATAAAGAATTGATACAGCAGAATGGCTTCCAATATTACAGTAGTGAAATGCATCAGGCTGCATTTGCACTACCTGTCTATGTAAAAGATATGATGAAGTAA